ACATGCCTGAGCCTGCTAATTGCAAGATATTGGCAACAAAACCACCGACTGCCCCACCGATTAATCCCATTACGAATGGTTTTCCATACCGTAAGTTGACTCCGAAAATAGCTGGTTCCGTAATTCCTAAGAAAGCAGATAGTGCGGATGGGAAAGCCAAAGCTTTTAGTTTCACGTTCTTCGTTTTCAATCCAACAGCTAATGTCGCGCCACCTTGAGCTGCCATCCCACTGGTAATAATCGCGTTAAAGGGGTTCTCTCCCAAGTTCGTCAACAATTGAACTTCCAAGAAGTTGAAGATATGGTGAACACCTGTCACAACGATGACTTGGTTCAGTCCACCGATAATTAAGCCGGCCAAACCAAACGGTAGTGATAGTAGCCATTGTGTTGCGTTTAAGACGACTGTTTCAAATGAGTGGAAAATTGGACCAATAATCATTAAGGACAGGATACTCATAATTAGCAATGTCAAAAATGGCGTAACCAGTAAGTCAAATGTCTCAGAAACAACTTTATGTAATTTCTTTTCGAGCTTCGCGCCAAGAATTCCGGCAATAAAAGCTGGAAGAACCGTTCCTTGATACCCCACAATCGGGATAAAACCAAGCAACATAATAGGCGAAGCATCCCCCGCCGCAACAGCATAAGCATTTGGCAAGGACGGATTTACCAACATCAATCCAAGAACTATCCCAATAACCGGACTTCCACCGAAGACCTTAAATGTTGACCAAGCAACCAAAGCAGGTAAAAATGCAAAAGCAGTATCAGTTAATACTTGTGTATAAAGTAAAAAATTCTGACTAATTGAATCAGGCGTCATCCCGAAAATGTCTAGAATTTGCGGTTGCGTCAAAAGACCACGAAGTCCCATAAATAATCCAGTTGCCACTAACACTGGAATAATTGGAACGAACACGTCACCAAATGTCCGAATTGCGCGTTTGAAGAAGTTTCCTTCCTGCACTACTTGTTTTTGTTCAGAACGTGATACTTCGGCAACACCTAATTTTGCAACCTCATCATAAATCTTGTTTACTGTACCCGTTCCAAAGATTATTTGATATTGGCCTGAGTTGAAGAAAGCCCCTTTAACCTTATCAATATTTTCAACCCGATCTTTGTCAATCAACTTCTCGTCATTGATCATCACACGAAGCCGCGTCGCACAATGCGATACGCTGGCGATGTTCTCCTCTCCTCCGATAGCCTGAATAACCTCTTTTGCAATTTCTCTGTTCTCCAACTTTGTTTCCTCCTTTATTTCCGGTACCGGTCCCACAATGCCTCAAAATAAATGAGGGACCGGTCCCTCATTGACTTTCTTAGAATTTACCATGTTATGAATACGCTGTCAAGCGTTATCAACAACACTGTCTCTTTTTAAAAATGTCACAGCGATTATACTTTCCCTCGCAATATCTCTTCCTTGAATCTGTGCAAATAAATTAAAAGCAGCCGTTTCACCCACTAATTCGTGGTGGAAATCCATCGTTGTCAATGGCGGCGTTAAAAATTCACTGAAGGCGTACCCCCCGAATCCCGCCAACGAAATATCTTTGCCAACCATCAACCCCAGTTCATGCGCAGCGCGATAAAATCCCATGGCCATATTGTCGGTCGCACAAATATATAAAGTTGAACGTGGTTTTTTAAGCAAATCCAACGCCAAATAATAGTTGTCTTTCGTCCGAAATGTTGACATCACTTCGGTAACAGACACGCCCGCTTCCTGAAACGTTTCCCTGATACCGCGTTTGCGTTCGACACCGATAGAATAATCATTTTCAGTAACACCGATATACGTCACCGTTTGATGATTGAAAGAAAGTAAATGCGAAGCAAGCTTCTTCCCCGCTGCATAATTGTCGTGATTGACCGAAAAAACATCCGCGTGGTTCTGCCCTATAAAAAGAATCGGAACCGAGATTGCTTCTTGCGCTTCAAGGTGCTGCGGTGTAATTTCTGTTGCAATTAAAATAATGCCCGCCACTTTATTTTGCATGAGACTGTAAATACTTTCAATCTCTCGTTCAACCGCCAAGTCCGTATTGGATATCAGAATTTGATAGCCCTCCTCCCGAGCCGTTCGATTAATACCGTCCAACATACTCATCGCAGACGGGGAATCAATCCGAGGAATAATGACCCCGATAAAGTTACTCTTGTCTGATTTCAATGTCCGTGCAAATTCATTTGGAACATAATTGTACTTCTCAATCACTAATTTTATTTTTTCAGCTGTTTCTTCACTCACGTAGCCATCATTCAGATAGCGCGAGACGGTACTTTTGGATACGCCAGCTTCTTGGGCAATTTGTCTGATTGTGATCATAATGCCACCACCTTTTCAAAATTCATCTTCATTTTATCATAGAATCGAAAAAGCGCGTGCGATTCTTTGTCGTGGGGTGTGTTTTTGAGCACGTTTACGAGACGCTAAACTCCCCCCCTCGATAAAGCCGAGGAGAGGAGTTTGTGTCACGCGTTATACAATTTCTTCAACTGCTGCTTCTTCTTTTATTTCTGATATCTGAGCAGTCGCACTTAATGTTTCATTTAATTCAGCCAGTTTAGAACCAACATTACTATTTCCAACATAGTTATTAATCAAGTCGGTTAGATCCAACCCCATCGTTTCTTTCAAACTTTCCTGGATCCCCGCAAGTGTTTTTGTTGTGTAGCCACTTACTTGTGAAACACCGTTTCCTTCACCGCCATCAATAATCGTAATTTTATCGATATTACTAATTGGCTCAGCTGCAGCTCTTACAATTTCTGGATAGACTTTCAGTAACTCAAGCATAATTGCCTGTTGACCATAGGCTTTGTAGGCTTCTGCAAGTTTTTGCGCTGCTTCTGCCTTTGCTCTACCCACTTCCGAAATACGCAATGATTCTGCTTCTGCATTTGCTCGTCCGACTTTTTCGATACTGTCCGCTTCAGCTAGGGCATTTAATTCAATTTCTTTCGCGCTTGCTTCTGCGTCCAAAATCCGCTTTTGTTTATCGGCTTCGGCACTTTGCACATCCGCATATCGTTTAGCGTCAGCTGCTTTCTCAACTTCAGCTTCTAATTTCTTAGCCGCCAAGAAAACTTCTTCCGTTTCAATTTCAATTTGTTTTCTACGCTCAACAAGTTCAATTTCTTTTTGCTTGATAACCAATTCTTTTTGCAATTCAGCATCTTGAAGCTGATAAGCTTTATCAGCGATGGCTTGTTGAATGTCTTGTTCACGCTTGTACTCTGCTAACTTCAATTGCTTTTCTTTTTCAGATAGGGCAATTTCACCCGCACGTCTATTTTCTGCTTCACGTGCCTGCATCATTGCGTCTGCTCTTTGAATTTTGGTTGTTTTTTCTGCTTCCGCTTCAGCAATTTCAGCATTCTTCTTCACTTCAGCAATTTGTGGACGACCCAAGCTCTCTAAATAACCGTTTGAGTCGGTTACATCTTTGATTGTAAATGATACAATCTTTAATCCCATTTTCTCCAAATCTTGCGAAGCAACTTGCTGAACTTGCGCACCAAATTCATCACGTTCACGGTAGATTTCTTCAACAGTTAAACTCCCTAAAATAGCACGCAAGTGACCTTCTAATACTTCTTGCGCTTCTTCTTCCAATTCATGCGTTTCTTTTCCTAAATATTGTTCAGCCGCAGTCGCGATTTCTTCCACTGAAGAACCAACCTTGATGATAACTGTTCCCGTTGCGGAAATCGGTACACCTTGTCTGGTATAAACTTCACTTGCCGCAACTTCCAACTTGCTGGACATTAGTGAAATACGTTTTCCTTGTTGGAAAATAGGCCATAGGAATGTCCCTCCACCGCGGACAATTTTCATTTTATTGTTTTCTCTATCTGTAAATACACTCGTTCCTTTTCCTAGAAAACTCCCACTAACGATCAAAGCTGTATCAGGCGATACCGTGACGTAACGACCAATGATTGCAACTAGAAATACAATGACGATTACTGCTATACCAATCCAAATGATATAATTTTCCATTCATTATCCACTTCTTTTCTATAGTTTCTTTATTTTCCCCAACGACTCTCCAACGGGGGTAAAAATTCTTTTATTTCTTCCGGTGAAACAAAGACAATTGCATCCTTGACATCTCGAACACGAATCGCTTGACCTGTTTCAATCCGTAATAACTCTTCTTCGCCTTGCTGGTGATAAATTTTTGCTGTCGCCGCTACATTCCCGAATACAGTGTATAAAACGACTTCACCCAAGCGCTCTTTCGTAAGAGCAACAGTTACCTTCCCAGGCTCCCCAATATAATTTTTTCGGGACAAAAGCGCATTTGTCTCTGCTTTCTCCTGAAATGGAACAAAGACAAAAACTTTTATGAAAATAATTGCAACAGAGACACCTAAAAAAATTCCTGTTAAGAGAAACATATTATTTTGTGCATCCTCACTCATTTTGGTCATAAACATTCCCACAATGAATAAACTGATAAAAACGTCACAAATATCGTAGTACTCCAACGTCAAGAAATCTTTAATGGGGATGGATACAACTGCACCTACTATTCCGATGATCATTATAATATTCGCAGTTGTTAGAGACTCAATAATTGCTTGCAATTCGCCCACCGCCTCTCAAATTACGTGAAATTGCTTACATTCTTTAAACAACTTAAGCATACTACAAAATAAACAACATGTATATTTATTTTCAAAAAATAATAATGAATCCATCTCTGTAAACAACCTGATTGCAGAGATAGACTCACTATTCAATTTACAGCTTTAGCAAGAACCATGAATCACAATTTTATGCGGAATCACAATCCTTTTAATCGGTTCATCATTATTTACAATTTGCGCGACCAACTGCTTAACTGCCTCTAGTCCTAAATCAAAAATATGAATATCAACAGATGATAAAGATGGACTCGAAAGTTCAGAGAGAATGGTATTATTAAACCCCATCAACGCGACGTTTTGCGGCACTGTTAAACCTTGTTCATGCAATGCTTGTAACACTTTCACAGCCAAAAAGTCATCTTCTACTAAGATAGCTGTTGGTGGAAGTATGCTAGCCATCAGCTTTTTTATCACGTGGTTCTCATCCTTTGATTGGATTTCATTTTGAATGATATATTCCTGACGAATGGGTATCCCGGCTTCTTGTAAAGCTTCCTTATACCCCGATATCCGTGCAATTGTCATCGTGAAACTGTCCTTCGCACCAATAAATGCAACTTGTTTATGACCGTGATTCAAAAATGTCTGAGTCGCTTCTTTCGCCGCAGCGACGTTATCGTTATCGATCCACGTAATCTTACTGGAAGCTATTGAAGGCTGACCAATCACAACAAACGGAAATTTTTGAGCTAGTAAATACGCCATGATTGGGTCATCTATCCGCGAATACAACATTAAAATACCATCTACGCGCCTCCCTTGTACCATATTAATAACATCGTTTAAAATTTCCGTCTCATTTTTCCCTGTTGTTAATTGAATACCATATTTATGTTCATGCGCACCTTCACTGATTGCACGCAATACCTCCGTAAAAAAAGGATTCTGAAAAGCACTATTGCCAGAACTAGGAAAGACAATCCCCACAACATTCGTACTTTGATTAACCAAACTGCGGGCAATGAAATTGGGATGATACCCCAATTCATCCATAGCTTCGCGCACTTTCATTTTTGTTTCTTTACTGATTCGGGGACTGTCAGAAATCACCCTTGAAACAGTTGACATCGAGACGCCCGTTGCCTCAGCAACGTCGCGGAGCGTAACAGCCATCAAATCACCCTTTCACGGCGCCAGCAGTAATACTCTTGATGATATGTTTTTGACTGGATAGGTAAAAAACAATAACAGGAATAATGGCTAGTACGAGTAAGGCCATTAAAGCACCATAGTCGGTATTACCATAAGAACCTTGTAAATATTGAATCGCAATTGGAATGGTCTTATACTCGGTACCCAGTAAAAGATAAGGTAACAAGTAGTCATTCCAAATCCACATCGCATTCAAAATCGAAACCGTAATGACCGTTGGCTTCAAGATAGGTAAAACCACTAAGAAGAACGTCCGAATCGGACCGCACCCGTCAATAATCGCTGCCTCTTCAATTTCTTTCGGTACTGATTTGATAAAGCCGGTAAATACAAATACCGATAAACCTGAGCCGAATCCGAGGTAAACAAACACAATGCCCAACGGATTATCCAAATGCATTTGGTTCGCAAACCACGTCAATGTAAACATGACCATTTGGAATGGCACAATCATTGAGAAGACAAATAAATAATAGAGTGCCGAGGTAAATTTGTTCTTTACGCGGACAATAAACCACGCTGTCATGGATGTTAATAGAACGATGGTCCCAACTGATAAAACAGTAATCAAGACGGAATAGCCAAATGCATACCAAAAATTAACTGTCTCGATTCCTCGTATGTAGTTATCCAAACCGACAAACGTCGTACTATTTGGTAAGGAGAACAGATCTTCACTGATATACAATTTCCCTTTGAAAGAGTTAATAAAAATCAACAGAATTGGCGCTAAAAAAATTACTGCCAATCCGAGTAATACCACAAACCAAATTTTATCGCGTCGGGCTTTGTTTATTTTTTCATTCATCAGTGTTCGACCTCCTTACTGCGCGTTAAGTAAACCTGCGTAATGGCAATGATACCGACCAGGATGAAGAAAATGACTGCCTTCGCCTGTCCGACACCTTCCCACCCCATCCGACCATAGAAGGTTTTGTAAATATTCAAAGCCAACATCGTTGTGTTCTCAGCCGGAGCTCCATTCGTTAATGCCAAGTTCTGATCGAAAAGTTTAAATGAATTCGTCAGTGTCAAGAATAAGCAGATGGTAGCTGAGGGCGTCACCAATGGAATTGTCACATTTTTCAGAATTTGTAGTTTGCTGGCTCCATCTATTTTGGCAGCTTCAAACAAATCTTCGGAAATGTTTTGAATCCCAGAAATGTAAATAACCATCATATACCCAATCAATTGCCAGTTCATCATGATAACCAAGCCCCAGAATCCGTAGCTTGGATTGAAGGTAATCGTGACACCAAAGTTATATAAAATAGAGTTAATAATTGCCAACCAAACATATCCTAAAACGATTCCGCCAATTAAGTTTGGCATAAAGAAAACCGTTCGATATAGCTTTGTTCCTTTAATTGTTCCTGTTAAAAGTAACGCCAACAAAAACGCCAAGATATTAATAGATACTACCGAAACAACCGTGAATTTAACCGTAAACCAAAGTGCACTTACAAACGTTG
This genomic interval from Jeotgalibaca porci contains the following:
- a CDS encoding sucrose-specific PTS transporter subunit IIBC → MENREIAKEVIQAIGGEENIASVSHCATRLRVMINDEKLIDKDRVENIDKVKGAFFNSGQYQIIFGTGTVNKIYDEVAKLGVAEVSRSEQKQVVQEGNFFKRAIRTFGDVFVPIIPVLVATGLFMGLRGLLTQPQILDIFGMTPDSISQNFLLYTQVLTDTAFAFLPALVAWSTFKVFGGSPVIGIVLGLMLVNPSLPNAYAVAAGDASPIMLLGFIPIVGYQGTVLPAFIAGILGAKLEKKLHKVVSETFDLLVTPFLTLLIMSILSLMIIGPIFHSFETVVLNATQWLLSLPFGLAGLIIGGLNQVIVVTGVHHIFNFLEVQLLTNLGENPFNAIITSGMAAQGGATLAVGLKTKNVKLKALAFPSALSAFLGITEPAIFGVNLRYGKPFVMGLIGGAVGGFVANILQLAGSGMSITVIPGILLYLDSQLLPYILVNVIAIATGFALTYFFGFKDEDLKEI
- a CDS encoding LacI family DNA-binding transcriptional regulator; protein product: MITIRQIAQEAGVSKSTVSRYLNDGYVSEETAEKIKLVIEKYNYVPNEFARTLKSDKSNFIGVIIPRIDSPSAMSMLDGINRTAREEGYQILISNTDLAVEREIESIYSLMQNKVAGIILIATEITPQHLEAQEAISVPILFIGQNHADVFSVNHDNYAAGKKLASHLLSFNHQTVTYIGVTENDYSIGVERKRGIRETFQEAGVSVTEVMSTFRTKDNYYLALDLLKKPRSTLYICATDNMAMGFYRAAHELGLMVGKDISLAGFGGYAFSEFLTPPLTTMDFHHELVGETAAFNLFAQIQGRDIARESIIAVTFLKRDSVVDNA
- a CDS encoding flotillin family protein, with product MENYIIWIGIAVIVIVFLVAIIGRYVTVSPDTALIVSGSFLGKGTSVFTDRENNKMKIVRGGGTFLWPIFQQGKRISLMSSKLEVAASEVYTRQGVPISATGTVIIKVGSSVEEIATAAEQYLGKETHELEEEAQEVLEGHLRAILGSLTVEEIYRERDEFGAQVQQVASQDLEKMGLKIVSFTIKDVTDSNGYLESLGRPQIAEVKKNAEIAEAEAEKTTKIQRADAMMQAREAENRRAGEIALSEKEKQLKLAEYKREQDIQQAIADKAYQLQDAELQKELVIKQKEIELVERRKQIEIETEEVFLAAKKLEAEVEKAADAKRYADVQSAEADKQKRILDAEASAKEIELNALAEADSIEKVGRANAEAESLRISEVGRAKAEAAQKLAEAYKAYGQQAIMLELLKVYPEIVRAAAEPISNIDKITIIDGGEGNGVSQVSGYTTKTLAGIQESLKETMGLDLTDLINNYVGNSNVGSKLAELNETLSATAQISEIKEEAAVEEIV
- a CDS encoding LacI family DNA-binding transcriptional regulator, with protein sequence MAVTLRDVAEATGVSMSTVSRVISDSPRISKETKMKVREAMDELGYHPNFIARSLVNQSTNVVGIVFPSSGNSAFQNPFFTEVLRAISEGAHEHKYGIQLTTGKNETEILNDVINMVQGRRVDGILMLYSRIDDPIMAYLLAQKFPFVVIGQPSIASSKITWIDNDNVAAAKEATQTFLNHGHKQVAFIGAKDSFTMTIARISGYKEALQEAGIPIRQEYIIQNEIQSKDENHVIKKLMASILPPTAILVEDDFLAVKVLQALHEQGLTVPQNVALMGFNNTILSELSSPSLSSVDIHIFDLGLEAVKQLVAQIVNNDEPIKRIVIPHKIVIHGSC
- a CDS encoding carbohydrate ABC transporter permease, producing MNEKINKARRDKIWFVVLLGLAVIFLAPILLIFINSFKGKLYISEDLFSLPNSTTFVGLDNYIRGIETVNFWYAFGYSVLITVLSVGTIVLLTSMTAWFIVRVKNKFTSALYYLFVFSMIVPFQMVMFTLTWFANQMHLDNPLGIVFVYLGFGSGLSVFVFTGFIKSVPKEIEEAAIIDGCGPIRTFFLVVLPILKPTVITVSILNAMWIWNDYLLPYLLLGTEYKTIPIAIQYLQGSYGNTDYGALMALLVLAIIPVIVFYLSSQKHIIKSITAGAVKG
- a CDS encoding carbohydrate ABC transporter permease; amino-acid sequence: MHKSLKKYFPIFVLPTLLAFIIAFLIPFILGVYLSFTEFNTVRDAVWIGFENYKKAFADPTFVSALWFTVKFTVVSVVSINILAFLLALLLTGTIKGTKLYRTVFFMPNLIGGIVLGYVWLAIINSILYNFGVTITFNPSYGFWGLVIMMNWQLIGYMMVIYISGIQNISEDLFEAAKIDGASKLQILKNVTIPLVTPSATICLFLTLTNSFKLFDQNLALTNGAPAENTTMLALNIYKTFYGRMGWEGVGQAKAVIFFILVGIIAITQVYLTRSKEVEH